The Daucus carota subsp. sativus chromosome 7, DH1 v3.0, whole genome shotgun sequence genome window below encodes:
- the LOC108195030 gene encoding uncharacterized protein LOC108195030 — protein sequence MSSREFSPIIDVESNDDVPESLFVKRRFCFCIPYGSDNSAAAGLKSLWSSGVSSLKKLREWSEIVAGPRWKTFIRRFNRNKSGGSNKYQYDPLSYALNFDEGPAGDPVEVDEYLARNFSARYATVSPGLGRGSMDLGKEGPSFS from the coding sequence ATGTCCAGCCGTGAATTCTCTCCGATCATCGACGTCGAATCGAACGACGACGTCCCGGAGTCGCTGTTCGTGAAGCGCCGCTTCTGCTTCTGCATCCCCTACGGCTCCGACAATTCCGCGGCCGCGGGGCTCAAGTCGCTGTGGAGCAGCGGCGTCAGCTCGCTCAAGAAGCTTCGCGAGTGGTCGGAGATTGTCGCCGGGCCGCGGTGGAAGACGTTCATCCGGCGATTCAATCGGAACAAGAGCGGGGGCTCGAACAAGTACCAGTACGACCCGCTCAGCTACGCGCTCAACTTCGACGAGGGCCCCGCCGGAGACCCGGTCGAGGTGGACGAGTATTTGGCGCGCAATTTCTCGGCGAGATACGCCACCGTGTCGCCGGGTCTGGGGAGAGGATCCATGGATCTAGGCAAGGAAGGTCCGAGTTTCAGCTGA